The Panthera leo isolate Ple1 chromosome C2, P.leo_Ple1_pat1.1, whole genome shotgun sequence genome window below encodes:
- the LOC122230233 gene encoding probable cation-transporting ATPase 13A4 — protein MSPGQKSSLVEEFQKLDYFVGMCGDGANDCGALKMAHVGISLSEQEASVASPFTSKTPNIECVPHLINLQMKKL, from the exons ATGTCTCCTGGGCAGAAATCCAGTCTGGTGGAAGAATTTCAGAAACTGGA TTACTTTGTAGGTATGTGCGGTGATGGAGCCAATGACTGCGGG GCTTTGAAAATGGCTCACGTGGGCATCTCTTTATCAGAACAGGAGGCATCTGTGGCCTCACCTTTCACTTCTAAAACTCCAAACATTGAGTGTGTACCTCACCTTATCAA tttacagatgaagaaactgtga